A stretch of Chloroflexota bacterium DNA encodes these proteins:
- a CDS encoding Gfo/Idh/MocA family oxidoreductase, with amino-acid sequence MALRPVGDQTFVRASTFIVPNVNVVSTTGPDVGGYHMGWHVPLNDTHSCRYAIDFGRHRPIDRHEHEHWLTTEIGPDYRTIRNRGNRSDSRASGPRPKVGARSRSSRSAKRSAGQPEHWQLRQATELIVPNLCTPATNTAKTGGSEKSMTASAHPPIRVGILGLGGAARAMVPKFARNPRFKIAAGADLDAEILARFKRDFPDAETWQTAEALCESRNVDLVYIGTPNRFHREHAVNALKAGKHALVEKPMAVSLEDAAAMVQAADASNTLLGVNVKHSFEPRIQALRKFTQNGDFGALRMMHHWRYQDWLYRPRTPEELTPEWGGGILWRQGGHQLDLLRTIGLGMMRSVRGSAQVWDASRRVPGVHSAYFEFESGAIGTCVYSGQDHYESSELVHGFKSGELIDPSVYAEARRDLRSHGNSVEWETAAARDERYGGDRREGGRVSTGGWILGGPLLVSYDHADVKLSSNGLMVYGDEKQWEIPMTGPEDGRDGRLNAFADAIETGRPLECDGRWGMATVEVLLAIEQSGRERREMFLEHQVAYPA; translated from the coding sequence TTGGCGCTACGCCCGGTGGGCGATCAGACGTTCGTTCGCGCCTCGACGTTCATCGTGCCCAACGTCAACGTCGTCTCCACCACCGGCCCCGACGTCGGCGGCTACCATATGGGCTGGCACGTGCCCTTGAACGACACGCATAGCTGCCGGTACGCCATCGACTTCGGGCGCCACCGCCCCATCGATCGCCACGAGCACGAGCACTGGCTGACGACGGAGATCGGGCCCGACTATCGCACCATTCGCAATCGCGGCAACCGCTCGGATTCTCGGGCCTCGGGCCCGCGACCGAAGGTTGGCGCGCGTTCGCGGAGCAGCAGATCCGCGAAGAGGAGCGCTGGGCAGCCCGAGCACTGGCAGCTGCGACAAGCGACTGAGCTCATCGTCCCGAACCTCTGCACGCCTGCCACCAACACCGCCAAGACAGGGGGAAGTGAAAAGAGCATGACTGCGAGCGCGCATCCACCTATTCGCGTGGGCATCCTCGGCCTCGGCGGCGCGGCGCGGGCGATGGTCCCGAAGTTCGCCAGGAACCCGCGCTTTAAGATCGCCGCCGGGGCGGACCTCGACGCGGAGATCCTCGCCCGTTTCAAGCGCGACTTTCCCGACGCGGAGACGTGGCAAACAGCGGAGGCCCTCTGCGAGAGCCGCAACGTCGACCTCGTCTACATCGGCACGCCGAACCGATTTCATCGGGAGCACGCGGTCAACGCCCTAAAGGCGGGGAAGCACGCGCTCGTGGAAAAGCCGATGGCCGTGTCCCTCGAGGATGCCGCGGCGATGGTCCAGGCGGCCGACGCGAGCAACACCTTGCTGGGTGTGAACGTCAAGCACAGCTTCGAGCCGCGAATCCAGGCCCTCCGAAAGTTCACGCAGAATGGCGACTTCGGCGCGCTGCGCATGATGCACCACTGGCGCTACCAGGACTGGCTCTACCGTCCGCGCACGCCCGAGGAGCTGACGCCCGAGTGGGGCGGCGGCATCCTGTGGCGCCAGGGCGGCCACCAGCTCGACCTGCTCCGCACCATCGGGCTGGGGATGATGCGGAGCGTGCGCGGCTCCGCCCAGGTGTGGGACGCGAGTCGTCGAGTGCCTGGCGTCCACTCCGCCTACTTCGAGTTCGAGAGCGGCGCGATCGGCACGTGCGTCTACAGCGGCCAGGATCACTATGAGTCGAGCGAGCTGGTCCACGGGTTCAAGTCCGGAGAGCTGATCGATCCCAGCGTCTACGCGGAGGCGCGGCGCGACCTGCGCAGCCACGGGAACAGCGTGGAGTGGGAGACGGCAGCCGCGCGGGATGAGCGGTACGGTGGGGACCGACGCGAGGGCGGCCGGGTTTCAACCGGTGGCTGGATCCTCGGCGGGCCACTCCTCGTCAGCTACGACCACGCGGACGTCAAACTCTCATCCAATGGCCTCATGGTCTACGGCGATGAGAAGCAATGGGAGATCCCGATGACCGGCCCGGAAGACGGACGCGACGGCCGCCTGAACGCCTTCGCCGACGCCATTGAGACCGGACGGCCGCTGGAGTGCGACGGCCGCTGGGGCATGGCCACCGTGGAAGTGCTGCTGGCCATCGAGCAATCCGGCCGTGAGCGCCGCGAGATGTTTCTCGAACACCAGGTCGCCTATCCGGCTTAG
- the metH gene encoding methionine synthase produces the protein MTNPLLETLRSRVLVLDGAMGTGIHASNLPLGDYAGLENCCEILVSTRPDIIDGLHRAYLAAGCDIIETNTFGAMPHVLAEFGIAARARELNRRAVEIAREAARAYTTPGKPRFVLGAIGPGTKLVTLGQISWDAMLASYAEQVRGLLDPRGGIDGLLIETAQDLLQCKCAVAAATDVQRELGIWDTDRRVPIFVQVTVEATGTMLLGSDIAAALAALDPLPIVGIGLNCATGPREMAEHVRYLSHHSRKLISVVPNAGLPIIENGETLFPLTPQGLATAARQFVEEDGVNIVGGCCGTTPEHVRAVVEAIGTRAPRERNPEVLSQIASLYSAVDLRQESSVLSIGERTNANGSKRFREMLAAEEWDGLVSWARSEVRSGAHVLDVCVDYVGRDGVADMREVVSRYVQQVSVPLVLDSTQADVLEAGLKLSGGKCIVNSINFEDGEKRLQDVCPLVKRFGAAVIGLTIDEEGMAKTADRKLAIAERLYQRCTETYGIAPTDILFDPLTFTICTGNDDDRRLGLETLDGIRLIAERFPECGLLLGLSNVSFGLKPEARQVLNSVFLHEARERGLTAAILHPSGIRPRHRIPDEQWEAALDLIYDRRREGYDPLLSFIGLFPDDAGPRQRVAMENLTVEEMLRNHIVDGEKRDLEKHLDEALERYTALEIINDHLLGGMKIVGELFGSGQMQLPFVLQSAEVMKQAVGYLEPHMERVEGQVRGKLVLATVKGDVHDIGKNLVDIILTNNGYRVINLGIKQPISNIIDAWIEHEADAIGMSGLLVKSVGVMKENLEELNARGITVPVLVGGAALTRPYAETELRNTYEGRLYYGKDAFEGLHIMQAIAEGRLAEVDAEIDGRVTRRAQGIERAAARATTTAPAAARRSRIAPAPTIPKPPFLGTRVVRDVPVQRIYAYVDKTALYRGQWGFKQGSLDAASFERLLADEAEPIFKRLCAQAQEERLLNPAVVYGYFPVNSRGDDLIVFDPADPEREVERFTFPRQQSGRGLCIADFFLPLEAGERDVLGAFCVTMGREPTERAQALFASNAYTEYLYLHGLGVACAEALAELWHQRMRQELAIDSEDAPTLRELFQQKFRGGRYSFGYPACPDMADQAKLFRLLEPGRIGCELTENWQIDPEQSTSAIVCHHPDAKYFNA, from the coding sequence ATGACGAACCCACTCCTGGAGACCCTCCGTTCCCGCGTCCTCGTGCTGGACGGCGCGATGGGCACGGGGATCCACGCGTCCAATCTCCCCCTCGGCGACTACGCCGGCCTGGAGAATTGCTGCGAGATCCTCGTTTCCACGCGGCCAGACATCATCGACGGGCTGCACCGCGCCTATCTCGCGGCGGGGTGCGACATCATCGAGACGAACACCTTCGGCGCCATGCCGCACGTGCTCGCGGAGTTCGGCATCGCGGCCCGCGCGCGCGAGCTGAACCGACGGGCGGTGGAGATCGCGCGCGAGGCGGCGCGCGCGTACACAACGCCCGGGAAACCGCGATTCGTCCTGGGCGCGATTGGACCGGGCACCAAGCTCGTGACCCTCGGCCAGATCTCGTGGGATGCGATGCTCGCCAGCTACGCCGAGCAGGTACGCGGGCTTCTCGATCCGCGGGGCGGGATCGACGGGCTGCTCATCGAGACGGCGCAGGACCTCCTCCAGTGCAAGTGCGCGGTGGCGGCCGCGACGGACGTGCAGCGCGAGCTGGGCATCTGGGACACGGACCGGCGGGTCCCGATCTTCGTTCAAGTGACGGTCGAGGCAACCGGCACGATGCTGCTGGGCAGCGACATCGCCGCCGCCCTCGCGGCGTTGGACCCGCTGCCCATCGTCGGCATCGGACTCAACTGCGCCACCGGCCCGCGAGAGATGGCAGAACACGTCCGGTACCTGAGCCACCATTCGCGGAAGCTGATATCCGTCGTTCCGAACGCCGGACTCCCCATCATCGAGAACGGCGAGACCCTGTTCCCCCTCACGCCCCAGGGTCTCGCGACGGCCGCCCGGCAGTTCGTCGAGGAGGACGGCGTGAATATCGTCGGCGGATGTTGCGGCACGACGCCGGAGCACGTCCGAGCCGTGGTCGAAGCGATCGGGACGCGCGCGCCCCGCGAGCGCAATCCGGAGGTGCTCTCCCAGATCGCCAGCCTGTACAGCGCGGTGGACCTCCGCCAGGAGAGCAGCGTGCTCAGCATCGGCGAGCGGACGAACGCCAACGGCTCGAAGCGCTTCCGCGAGATGCTGGCCGCCGAGGAGTGGGATGGCTTGGTGAGCTGGGCGCGGAGCGAGGTGCGCAGCGGCGCGCACGTGCTCGACGTCTGTGTCGACTACGTCGGGCGCGACGGAGTCGCCGACATGCGGGAGGTCGTCAGTCGATACGTCCAGCAGGTGTCCGTGCCGCTGGTGCTGGACTCGACCCAGGCGGACGTGCTCGAAGCCGGGCTGAAGCTGAGCGGCGGCAAGTGCATCGTGAACTCCATCAACTTCGAGGACGGGGAAAAGCGGCTCCAGGACGTGTGCCCGCTCGTCAAGCGGTTCGGCGCGGCCGTCATCGGCCTCACCATCGACGAGGAGGGGATGGCGAAGACGGCGGATCGGAAGCTCGCTATCGCAGAGCGACTGTACCAGCGGTGCACCGAGACGTACGGCATCGCTCCGACGGACATCCTGTTCGATCCGCTGACGTTCACGATCTGTACCGGCAACGATGACGACCGGCGGCTGGGGCTCGAGACGCTGGACGGGATCCGGCTCATCGCGGAACGATTTCCCGAGTGCGGCCTGCTCCTCGGACTCTCGAACGTGAGCTTCGGGCTCAAGCCGGAGGCGCGCCAGGTCCTGAACAGCGTGTTCCTGCACGAGGCGCGCGAGCGCGGGCTCACCGCCGCCATCCTGCACCCGTCGGGCATCCGGCCGCGCCACCGGATCCCGGACGAGCAGTGGGAGGCGGCGCTTGACCTCATCTACGACCGCCGCCGGGAGGGATACGATCCCCTGCTCTCGTTCATTGGGCTCTTCCCCGACGACGCCGGGCCCCGGCAGCGGGTGGCGATGGAGAACCTGACCGTCGAGGAGATGCTGCGCAACCACATCGTCGACGGCGAGAAGCGCGATCTGGAGAAGCACCTCGACGAGGCGCTGGAGCGCTACACGGCGTTAGAGATCATCAACGACCATCTGCTGGGCGGGATGAAAATTGTCGGCGAGCTGTTCGGCTCCGGCCAGATGCAGCTCCCCTTCGTGCTGCAGAGCGCGGAGGTGATGAAACAGGCGGTTGGCTACTTGGAGCCGCACATGGAGCGCGTCGAGGGACAGGTGCGCGGGAAGCTCGTGCTCGCCACCGTCAAGGGTGACGTCCACGACATCGGCAAGAACCTTGTCGACATCATTCTCACCAACAACGGCTACCGGGTGATCAACCTGGGGATCAAGCAGCCCATTTCCAACATCATCGACGCGTGGATCGAGCACGAGGCGGACGCGATCGGCATGTCCGGCCTGCTGGTCAAGTCTGTTGGCGTGATGAAGGAGAATCTGGAAGAGCTGAACGCGCGTGGGATCACGGTCCCCGTGCTCGTCGGCGGGGCGGCCCTCACCCGGCCGTACGCCGAGACGGAGCTGCGCAACACCTACGAGGGGCGCCTGTACTACGGGAAGGATGCCTTCGAGGGGCTGCACATCATGCAGGCCATCGCAGAGGGCCGGCTGGCCGAGGTGGACGCAGAGATCGATGGTCGCGTGACGAGGCGTGCGCAAGGCATCGAGCGGGCCGCCGCCCGCGCTACGACAACGGCGCCGGCGGCGGCTCGGCGCTCGCGCATCGCGCCGGCGCCCACGATCCCGAAGCCGCCGTTCTTGGGCACCCGCGTCGTCCGCGACGTGCCGGTCCAGCGGATCTACGCGTACGTCGACAAGACGGCCCTCTATCGCGGGCAATGGGGCTTCAAGCAGGGGAGCCTGGACGCGGCGTCCTTCGAGCGGCTGCTCGCCGACGAGGCGGAGCCGATCTTCAAGCGGCTCTGCGCCCAGGCGCAGGAGGAGCGCCTGCTCAATCCCGCGGTGGTCTACGGATACTTCCCCGTCAATTCCCGTGGCGACGATCTGATCGTCTTCGATCCCGCTGACCCGGAGCGGGAGGTGGAGCGGTTCACCTTTCCCCGACAGCAATCGGGCCGCGGGCTGTGCATCGCGGACTTCTTCCTCCCGCTGGAGGCCGGCGAGCGCGACGTTCTCGGCGCCTTCTGCGTGACCATGGGCCGCGAGCCGACCGAGCGCGCGCAGGCGCTGTTCGCCTCCAACGCGTATACCGAGTACCTGTATCTCCACGGGCTCGGGGTCGCGTGCGCGGAGGCGCTGGCGGAGCTCTGGCATCAGCGCATGCGCCAGGAGCTGGCTATCGATTCCGAGGACGCGCCCACGCTGCGCGAGCTCTTCCAGCAGAAGTTCCGGGGCGGGCGGTATAGCTTCGGCTACCCGGCGTGCCCCGATATGGCTGACCAGGCGAAGCTCTTCCGGCTCTTGGAGCCGGGACGGATCGGCTGCGAGCTGACCGAGAACTGGCAGATCGATCCCGAACAATCCACGAGCGCCATCGTGTGCCACCACCCGGACGCCAAGTACTTCAACGCGTGA
- a CDS encoding cupredoxin domain-containing protein produces MIRSLVLAARFALAGAVVATLTVFSALADDDTDGAAGATQADAPAQLVVVTASDFKFDPADITVGNGAVSFSVTNRGIIDHNFAVETPGGDILGSVANFAPRSTATLDLTLAPGAYSIVCTLPAHREAGMIGTLTVNP; encoded by the coding sequence ATGATCCGATCTCTCGTCCTGGCGGCGCGCTTTGCGCTCGCCGGCGCCGTAGTCGCGACGCTGACCGTCTTCTCCGCCCTCGCCGATGACGATACGGATGGCGCGGCCGGCGCAACACAGGCAGACGCCCCGGCGCAGCTCGTCGTGGTGACGGCGTCGGACTTCAAGTTCGATCCCGCCGATATCACCGTCGGCAATGGCGCCGTTTCCTTCTCGGTAACGAATCGCGGCATCATCGACCACAACTTCGCCGTAGAGACGCCCGGTGGTGACATTCTGGGAAGCGTCGCTAACTTCGCCCCCCGTTCCACGGCGACGCTCGATTTGACGCTCGCCCCTGGCGCCTATTCGATCGTGTGCACCCTTCCCGCTCATCGTGAAGCCGGGATGATCGGCACCCTCACGGTCAATCCGTAG
- a CDS encoding peptide ABC transporter substrate-binding protein encodes MNQTGAPSANDTWRTSAPSGPERPRMQRHRPLRRRVPVWLAVTMLALAACAPAAQAPQSAVRAGGPAASAVPQRALVIAYPREPVALEPSLLPQNREESALASAFLAYFTPQQQAAPYLAEELPSVDKGTWKIFSDGTMETTYKLRSNARWHDGEPLTADDFVFAHTVRMDPAYPAVNSPLERRMSEVRAVDDHTLVMEWKDAYMWAGMIPLPYFSPMPRHKLESLYTEDIDQFITGSHWRNDFVGAGPYRVERWDPGVEIVFAAHPDFFLGKPHIPEIHLKFITDANTVVATLLGGAADVAFNLTIGFPQAQALEQANWNGKIEYWEGNPRIIEFQSRDWGDTQRAVFDVRVRRAALHAIDRQGIVDAIFAGHGHVQHFWLPPSDPAFPAVDHAVTKYEYDPGRAEALLREAGWTKGPDGIARNAAGEPLDMPMLNQPTEVEQQEAAIVVDEWKDVGIGSEIRRLATSELRNGELRSKFRAVAYSQRSMTLENMVWVTPNLSGPENRWNGQDRNGYTNPQLDDLWGRMLGSIDPHEREGLLIDALKVMTDDAAVTPTHIQPAPTAYSAGLSGPKEPSAVGTATLWNVWEWQWQ; translated from the coding sequence ATGAACCAGACAGGAGCGCCGAGCGCGAACGATACCTGGCGGACGTCGGCGCCCTCCGGGCCGGAGCGCCCGCGGATGCAGCGCCACCGGCCGCTTCGCCGCCGTGTTCCCGTCTGGCTGGCCGTCACCATGCTTGCGCTGGCCGCGTGCGCCCCGGCCGCCCAGGCGCCGCAGTCCGCCGTGCGCGCCGGTGGCCCTGCGGCCTCCGCCGTACCTCAGCGCGCCCTCGTGATCGCCTATCCGCGCGAGCCGGTCGCCCTCGAGCCGAGCCTCCTCCCGCAGAACCGCGAAGAATCCGCGCTGGCCAGCGCATTCCTCGCATACTTCACGCCTCAGCAGCAAGCCGCTCCCTACCTCGCCGAGGAGCTGCCCTCGGTGGACAAGGGAACGTGGAAAATCTTCTCCGACGGCACGATGGAGACCACCTACAAGCTGCGCTCGAACGCGCGGTGGCACGATGGAGAGCCTTTGACGGCCGACGACTTCGTGTTCGCCCACACCGTTCGGATGGACCCGGCGTATCCGGCCGTCAACTCACCGCTCGAGCGACGGATGAGCGAGGTCCGCGCCGTCGACGACCATACCCTCGTCATGGAGTGGAAGGACGCGTACATGTGGGCAGGCATGATCCCGCTGCCCTATTTCTCGCCCATGCCTCGCCACAAGCTCGAGTCCCTCTACACCGAGGACATAGACCAGTTCATTACCGGCAGCCACTGGCGCAACGATTTCGTCGGGGCCGGCCCGTATCGTGTCGAGCGATGGGATCCGGGAGTGGAGATCGTGTTCGCGGCGCACCCGGACTTCTTTCTGGGCAAGCCCCACATCCCGGAAATCCACCTCAAGTTCATCACCGACGCCAACACGGTCGTCGCGACGCTCCTGGGAGGCGCCGCGGACGTCGCCTTCAATCTCACCATTGGCTTCCCGCAGGCGCAGGCGCTCGAGCAAGCCAACTGGAACGGAAAGATTGAGTACTGGGAGGGGAATCCACGCATTATCGAGTTCCAATCGCGGGATTGGGGTGATACCCAGCGCGCCGTCTTCGACGTGCGCGTGCGCCGAGCGGCCCTCCATGCCATCGATCGGCAGGGTATCGTGGACGCGATCTTCGCCGGCCACGGCCACGTCCAGCACTTCTGGTTACCGCCCAGCGATCCCGCGTTCCCCGCCGTCGACCACGCCGTGACCAAGTACGAGTACGATCCCGGCCGGGCCGAGGCCCTTCTCCGAGAGGCAGGCTGGACGAAGGGGCCGGATGGCATCGCACGCAACGCGGCCGGCGAGCCGCTCGACATGCCGATGCTGAACCAGCCGACGGAGGTGGAGCAGCAGGAGGCGGCGATTGTCGTCGACGAATGGAAAGACGTCGGGATCGGCAGCGAGATCCGACGCCTCGCCACGTCTGAACTCCGCAACGGCGAGCTACGCAGCAAATTCCGCGCCGTCGCCTATAGCCAACGGTCGATGACGCTCGAGAACATGGTATGGGTGACCCCGAATCTGTCCGGTCCGGAAAATCGCTGGAACGGCCAGGATCGAAACGGCTATACCAACCCACAGCTCGACGACCTGTGGGGACGGATGTTGGGGAGCATCGACCCGCACGAGCGAGAAGGACTCCTCATCGACGCCCTCAAAGTCATGACCGACGACGCCGCGGTGACCCCGACCCACATTCAGCCCGCGCCCACCGCGTACAGCGCCGGCCTGTCCGGCCCGAAGGAGCCGTCGGCGGTCGGCACCGCCACCCTGTGGAACGTGTGGGAGTGGCAGTGGCAGTAG
- a CDS encoding ABC transporter substrate-binding protein — protein sequence MARANRRLTMVCGLATLAVAACTGAVPSRPAASGTEAGQQAQATHKVLTMGITTIIDAFSIAGSSTTTGGGLGIIEIHSQAMFTADKTTGRPIPRLLAEQPTTDNGGLRLTDDGGMISTYKLRPDVKWADGTPLTAQDLLFSFRVAKSGIVQMIDSGPARLMGSAEAPDDRTFVIHWNQPYYLADAIGLRALWPLPAHILEADYATMIEEQKDPQAWYAKPYWTSEYVHVGPFKLVEFTPQVEAVFDRVDDYFLGRPKVDRIVVKQFTDSGTTLANALAGGIDMGTETVLNTVRALELKRQWDANGGGTVWFGTGNTWFVSIQFDSNVPNFVPVLMDPRVRQALIMAIDRDSFADSVTEGVPNTAAYAILPPDNPLFSYVKDGWKTRYPYDAARSAATFESAGWHKGGDGVLTNAVGDRMHFELRTTADSERKLAILGDMWKQAGADPEQLVIPAARARDTEYRQQFPGGEITARGSQDSILTRLELSEQPRPANRYAGNNRGHWSSDQYEALVTRYRSSLREEDRGEAMKEIQDLMLDELPLLILYYEPHAVFARKGVTAFQDDFAGGSDAGRAYGTYSRNAHEWDIQG from the coding sequence ATGGCTCGGGCGAACCGCCGTTTGACCATGGTCTGCGGGTTGGCAACGCTGGCGGTCGCCGCGTGTACGGGGGCCGTGCCCTCCCGCCCGGCCGCCTCGGGGACCGAGGCGGGCCAGCAGGCGCAGGCCACGCACAAGGTACTTACCATGGGCATCACGACCATCATCGACGCTTTCTCGATCGCGGGGAGCAGCACCACCACGGGCGGTGGGCTGGGCATCATCGAGATCCATTCCCAGGCGATGTTTACCGCCGACAAGACGACCGGACGACCCATCCCACGGCTCCTCGCCGAGCAGCCAACGACCGACAACGGCGGTCTCCGCCTGACGGACGACGGAGGCATGATCTCGACCTATAAGCTGCGGCCGGACGTGAAGTGGGCGGACGGAACGCCGTTGACGGCGCAGGACCTGCTGTTCTCGTTTCGGGTCGCGAAGAGCGGGATCGTTCAGATGATCGACTCCGGACCCGCGCGGCTCATGGGGTCGGCGGAGGCGCCCGACGACCGGACGTTTGTTATCCACTGGAATCAGCCATATTACCTGGCAGACGCCATCGGCCTTCGCGCGCTCTGGCCGCTGCCAGCCCACATCCTGGAGGCCGACTACGCGACGATGATCGAGGAGCAGAAGGACCCCCAGGCGTGGTACGCGAAACCCTATTGGACGTCCGAGTACGTACACGTGGGCCCATTCAAGCTCGTGGAGTTCACGCCGCAGGTCGAGGCCGTGTTCGACCGGGTGGACGACTATTTCCTCGGCCGGCCGAAGGTGGACCGGATCGTTGTGAAGCAGTTCACCGATTCCGGGACCACGCTGGCCAACGCGCTGGCTGGCGGGATCGACATGGGGACCGAGACGGTGTTGAACACGGTCCGCGCCCTGGAGCTGAAGCGCCAGTGGGACGCGAACGGCGGCGGCACCGTGTGGTTCGGGACCGGCAACACGTGGTTTGTCAGCATTCAGTTCGATTCCAACGTTCCCAATTTCGTACCCGTGCTGATGGACCCGCGCGTTCGACAGGCGCTCATCATGGCGATCGACCGCGACTCGTTCGCCGACTCGGTCACCGAAGGGGTTCCCAACACAGCGGCCTATGCCATCCTGCCGCCCGACAATCCGCTCTTCAGCTACGTGAAGGATGGCTGGAAGACGCGCTATCCGTACGACGCAGCGCGATCGGCGGCGACCTTCGAGTCGGCGGGCTGGCACAAGGGCGGGGACGGGGTCTTGACCAACGCGGTGGGCGACCGCATGCACTTCGAGCTGCGCACGACGGCGGACTCCGAGCGCAAGCTCGCGATCCTGGGCGACATGTGGAAGCAGGCCGGCGCCGACCCGGAGCAGCTCGTAATTCCCGCCGCGCGCGCTCGTGACACCGAGTATCGCCAGCAGTTCCCGGGCGGCGAGATCACCGCGCGCGGGAGCCAGGACTCGATCCTCACGCGGCTCGAGTTAAGCGAGCAGCCGCGGCCGGCCAATCGGTACGCCGGCAACAATCGCGGGCACTGGTCGTCGGACCAGTACGAGGCGCTGGTTACGCGCTACCGCTCGTCCCTGCGCGAGGAAGACCGGGGCGAGGCGATGAAGGAGATCCAGGACCTGATGCTCGACGAACTTCCGCTCCTCATCCTGTACTACGAGCCGCACGCGGTCTTCGCGCGCAAGGGCGTAACGGCGTTCCAGGATGACTTTGCTGGCGGCTCGGACGCCGGGCGCGCCTACGGGACCTACTCGCGCAACGCCCACGAGTGGGATATTCAGGGCTAA
- a CDS encoding amidohydrolase family protein gives MLIGTRAARVIDCHCHLGPSDWSAPTAPACMFDYESVLEEQARCGVDVAVFGNNWIRVPPGLSALEAAQRYNEFAAEMTHRYPGRLLGLASAVPFESDGFLRETERAVRQLGLKGIMVNSSVAGEYLDSPRAVPFFELVAQLDVPVFVHPPRVTIGAEKMEIFRLPELVGRPFDTSLSLARFILMGGFERFPALRLVLAHMGGAISLLPGRLDFGYELRGDPAFGPWEPDVLKAPPSEYIQRLYLDTMGFHPPAVMCCVGTVGADHVVLGTDFPPVHVPVSRTVELVRNLPIAPEERAAILGGNAARLLGI, from the coding sequence GTGCTCATAGGTACGCGGGCGGCCCGCGTCATCGACTGCCACTGCCACCTCGGACCTTCGGACTGGAGCGCCCCGACCGCGCCGGCGTGCATGTTCGACTACGAGTCCGTCCTCGAGGAGCAGGCGCGCTGCGGCGTCGACGTCGCGGTGTTTGGCAACAATTGGATCCGGGTTCCGCCCGGGCTCTCCGCGCTCGAGGCTGCCCAGCGGTACAACGAGTTCGCGGCGGAGATGACGCACCGCTACCCTGGGCGCCTCCTCGGGCTCGCATCTGCCGTTCCGTTCGAAAGCGACGGCTTTCTACGCGAGACAGAGCGCGCCGTGCGCCAGCTCGGCCTCAAAGGGATTATGGTCAACTCCAGCGTCGCGGGCGAATATCTGGACTCCCCGCGCGCCGTTCCCTTCTTCGAGCTGGTGGCCCAGCTCGACGTGCCGGTCTTCGTTCACCCGCCGCGGGTCACCATCGGGGCCGAAAAGATGGAGATCTTTCGGCTGCCGGAGTTGGTGGGCCGTCCCTTTGACACGAGCCTGAGCCTGGCCCGCTTCATCCTGATGGGCGGCTTCGAGCGATTCCCCGCCCTCCGGCTCGTCCTGGCCCATATGGGCGGCGCGATCTCCCTCCTGCCAGGGCGGCTCGACTTCGGCTACGAGCTTCGCGGCGACCCCGCCTTCGGACCGTGGGAACCGGACGTCCTCAAGGCTCCGCCGTCGGAGTACATCCAGCGGCTCTACCTGGATACAATGGGCTTCCACCCACCGGCCGTCATGTGCTGCGTGGGAACCGTGGGGGCCGACCACGTGGTCCTCGGGACGGACTTCCCGCCAGTTCACGTCCCCGTGAGCCGCACCGTCGAACTGGTGCGCAACCTGCCCATCGCGCCCGAGGAGCGCGCCGCGATCCTCGGTGGGAACGCCGCTCGCCTGTTGGGAATCTAG